In Abyssibacter profundi, a single window of DNA contains:
- a CDS encoding efflux RND transporter permease subunit encodes MHDSRSAFAQLFIRLTEPLIFSKRWLTLGVMGVLTVLLAWQAAQLRIDAGFEKQIPLEHDYIKIYKKYEQEFGGANVTLVALRQTGPEADIYTPEFMASLRTLTTAVFYMPGMDRSRVSSLFTPNVRYLEVVEGGFRGGNVVPADFRPTQESLQRVRANVEKAGIVGRLVGNNHDAAMVYGELLERHPVTGERLDYVDTAHRLEEVRRRFTRQTKFELRLIEPRDGLPAGHVVATRYHDPRGLMFRFEDFEYEITGADGGTVDRTVKGGALEVVELDNPDYNPNVDVHIIGFAKAVGDIADSAIEVFSFFGLTVFLVFLLLAYYCGSLKVALLPTACGILAVVWELGLLHLFGYGLDPFAVLMPFIVLAISTSHGIQITNFWLLESADNGLGAFDAAVATYRRLVIPGISALATNLVGFGTLLLIPIDIIREMALNAMFGLVAIILCKKVLLPCLLTFAHLKNPGKFREHQHRRDRVLDPVWHKLAKITDRPVAAIVLLAGAALWAGGLYVAQDLKIGELHDGVPELRPTSRYNVDSAQIVNDFSIGVDVLKVVGEGTADGCIEHDIISLIDRFGWRMANTDGVQSTLSLPKLQRQVFNSYVESNPKLNALPRDSAALVVTVQPFPSSTGLLNKDCSAIPVLVFTQDHKAETIDHIIESIEAFMAELPPDAPVKFKLATGNVGVMAAVNDVIEDTEATVLIWLFLGIGLCVFLSFRSLAGLVCVLVPLALVHVVSYAVMVWLEIGVKFSNLAVAAFAAGIGVDYGIYIYSILEENVIEKGMRLREAYADTLHQTGKAVIFTAATLAATVCTWMFSELQFQVDMGILLTMMFIANAFAAALLLPAFAAFLLRPKARSADEGAAAVAATQ; translated from the coding sequence GTGCACGATTCACGCAGTGCGTTTGCCCAGCTATTCATCCGGCTGACGGAGCCGTTGATTTTCAGCAAACGCTGGCTGACTTTGGGGGTAATGGGGGTGCTGACGGTTCTGCTTGCCTGGCAGGCTGCCCAGTTGCGCATCGACGCGGGCTTCGAGAAGCAAATTCCGCTCGAGCACGATTACATCAAGATCTACAAGAAGTACGAGCAGGAGTTTGGTGGCGCAAATGTCACGCTGGTGGCACTGCGGCAAACCGGCCCGGAAGCGGACATATACACGCCCGAATTCATGGCGTCGTTGCGCACTCTGACGACTGCGGTGTTCTACATGCCAGGCATGGATCGCTCTCGCGTGAGCTCGCTGTTCACGCCCAACGTCCGTTATCTGGAAGTCGTAGAGGGCGGCTTTCGCGGTGGCAATGTTGTGCCGGCAGACTTCAGGCCCACGCAGGAATCTCTGCAGCGGGTTCGCGCGAATGTCGAAAAAGCCGGCATTGTCGGTCGCCTCGTTGGTAACAACCACGATGCGGCCATGGTTTATGGGGAGTTGCTCGAGCGGCACCCGGTTACGGGCGAACGGCTCGACTATGTGGACACCGCGCACCGGCTCGAAGAGGTGCGCCGGCGATTTACTCGTCAAACCAAGTTCGAGTTGCGTTTGATCGAGCCACGCGATGGCCTGCCTGCCGGGCATGTGGTCGCCACGCGATATCACGATCCGCGCGGTTTGATGTTCCGGTTCGAGGACTTCGAGTACGAGATCACCGGTGCGGATGGCGGGACGGTCGATCGCACCGTGAAAGGCGGCGCGCTGGAAGTTGTCGAGCTCGATAATCCGGATTACAACCCGAATGTCGATGTTCACATCATCGGCTTTGCCAAGGCGGTTGGCGACATTGCTGATAGCGCCATCGAGGTGTTCTCGTTCTTCGGCCTGACCGTGTTCCTGGTTTTTCTGTTGCTGGCCTACTACTGCGGGTCGCTGAAAGTGGCGCTGTTGCCAACGGCTTGCGGAATACTTGCGGTGGTTTGGGAGCTCGGGCTGCTGCACCTGTTTGGGTACGGGCTGGACCCCTTTGCCGTGCTGATGCCGTTCATCGTGCTGGCAATCAGCACATCGCACGGCATTCAAATCACCAATTTCTGGCTACTGGAATCGGCAGACAACGGCCTGGGGGCTTTTGACGCGGCTGTCGCGACCTATAGGCGCCTCGTGATTCCAGGCATCTCGGCGCTGGCCACCAATCTCGTGGGCTTTGGCACCTTGTTGCTCATTCCCATCGACATCATTCGCGAAATGGCGCTCAACGCCATGTTCGGGCTGGTCGCCATCATTTTGTGCAAGAAAGTGCTGCTGCCGTGCCTGCTGACCTTCGCGCACCTCAAAAACCCGGGCAAGTTCCGCGAACACCAACACCGACGGGACCGCGTTCTCGACCCAGTTTGGCACAAGCTGGCCAAGATCACGGACCGTCCGGTCGCGGCGATTGTGCTGCTGGCCGGTGCGGCCTTGTGGGCAGGTGGTCTGTATGTCGCGCAGGATCTGAAGATCGGTGAGTTGCATGACGGCGTACCGGAGTTGCGCCCCACGTCGCGCTATAACGTTGATTCCGCCCAGATCGTCAATGACTTTTCGATCGGTGTGGATGTGCTCAAGGTTGTCGGCGAAGGCACGGCAGATGGCTGCATCGAACACGACATCATTTCGCTGATCGACCGCTTCGGATGGCGCATGGCCAATACCGATGGCGTGCAGTCCACGCTGTCGCTGCCCAAGCTGCAACGGCAAGTATTCAACAGTTATGTGGAGAGCAACCCCAAGCTCAACGCGCTGCCGCGAGACAGCGCTGCACTGGTCGTTACGGTTCAGCCGTTTCCCAGTTCAACCGGCTTGTTGAACAAGGATTGCAGCGCCATTCCCGTGTTGGTTTTCACGCAAGACCACAAGGCTGAAACCATCGACCACATCATCGAGAGCATCGAAGCATTCATGGCGGAGCTGCCGCCTGATGCGCCGGTCAAATTCAAGTTGGCTACAGGCAATGTCGGCGTCATGGCTGCCGTCAATGACGTGATCGAGGACACCGAGGCCACGGTGCTGATTTGGTTGTTCCTCGGAATCGGTCTCTGTGTGTTTCTGTCCTTCCGCAGCTTGGCCGGCCTGGTCTGTGTACTCGTGCCATTGGCTTTGGTCCACGTGGTGTCCTACGCGGTCATGGTCTGGCTCGAGATCGGCGTGAAGTTTTCTAATCTCGCCGTGGCGGCGTTCGCCGCGGGCATTGGTGTGGACTACGGCATCTACATCTACAGCATTCTGGAAGAGAACGTGATCGAGAAGGGCATGCGGCTGCGCGAAGCCTATGCCGACACGCTGCACCAGACCGGCAAGGCCGTGATTTTCACTGCCGCCACGCTCGCCGCGACTGTGTGCACGTGGATGTTCTCGGAACTCCAGTTTCAAGTCGATATGGGCATCTTGCTCACGATGATGTTCATCGCCAACGCATTTGCAGCGGCGCTGCTGTTGCCCGCGTTTGCGGCATTTTTGCTGCGCCCGAAGGCCCGCTCGGCTGACGAGGGTGCGGCAGCTGTAGCGGCGACCCAATGA
- a CDS encoding DUF1329 domain-containing protein, with product MTMIHKYTVACVAGAVLAAAGMPASAGVSAEEAAKLGKELTPVGAVRAGNEAGTIPEWTPAEQAGELKGWFPQDPSIADEKPMFTITAANLSEHANKLSDGHKELLRRFPDSYKMMVYPSHRKVNFPDEIKEATIKNATRASLEGVDNPKGAYLGFPFPIPQTGAEPVWNHRVKWRGNVIRRFNNQMIVQQDGSFGLTKIVEDVLFYYANTDMDSPPELKPGTDFLRYLSETLSPPRIAGTYILVHEKAGFGTEGRSAWLYAPALKRIRRAPAVCCDNPYEGTDGHQFYDQVDMYNGVLERFTWKLKGKAEMYVPYNSYKIATPPTTYDDIASPNHVNPELPRYELHRVWVVEANNKEDQRHTFSKRVMYFDEDSWNLVAIDNYDHEGKLTQFQEGHLVPYFNNLSVTTHVETIYHLNSGRYFVTAMINEDEPYDGTVRLTDNTFEPRTIQRKASK from the coding sequence ATGACCATGATCCACAAATACACCGTGGCCTGCGTGGCAGGCGCAGTTCTGGCTGCCGCTGGCATGCCTGCCAGCGCAGGCGTATCAGCCGAAGAGGCCGCAAAGCTTGGCAAAGAGTTGACGCCGGTGGGCGCCGTTCGGGCAGGCAACGAGGCCGGCACGATTCCGGAATGGACTCCGGCTGAGCAGGCCGGAGAGCTCAAGGGCTGGTTTCCGCAAGACCCGTCCATCGCCGATGAAAAGCCGATGTTCACGATTACTGCGGCCAACCTCTCGGAACATGCCAACAAGCTTTCGGATGGGCACAAGGAACTGCTGAGGCGCTTCCCCGACAGCTACAAGATGATGGTTTATCCATCGCACCGAAAGGTCAATTTTCCGGACGAGATCAAGGAGGCGACGATCAAGAACGCGACCCGGGCCTCGCTGGAAGGCGTGGACAACCCAAAGGGAGCCTATCTCGGATTTCCGTTTCCGATTCCACAGACGGGTGCCGAGCCCGTATGGAATCATCGGGTGAAATGGCGTGGCAATGTCATCAGGCGCTTCAACAACCAGATGATCGTCCAGCAGGACGGGTCGTTCGGCTTGACCAAGATTGTCGAGGACGTCTTGTTCTACTACGCCAACACCGACATGGACAGTCCACCTGAGCTCAAGCCGGGTACGGATTTTCTGCGCTACCTGTCCGAGACCCTGTCGCCGCCACGGATCGCCGGCACCTACATCCTGGTGCATGAAAAAGCCGGCTTCGGCACGGAAGGGCGTTCGGCCTGGCTGTATGCACCCGCACTGAAGCGGATCCGTCGGGCGCCGGCAGTGTGCTGTGACAACCCCTACGAGGGCACCGATGGTCACCAGTTTTACGACCAGGTTGATATGTACAACGGTGTGCTCGAGCGCTTCACCTGGAAGCTCAAGGGCAAGGCGGAAATGTACGTCCCCTACAACAGCTACAAGATTGCCACGCCCCCCACCACGTACGACGACATCGCGTCGCCCAACCACGTCAACCCCGAACTGCCGCGTTACGAGTTGCATCGCGTCTGGGTGGTCGAGGCCAACAACAAGGAAGACCAGCGCCACACCTTCAGCAAACGCGTCATGTACTTCGACGAAGACAGCTGGAATTTGGTGGCGATCGACAACTATGACCACGAGGGCAAGTTGACGCAGTTCCAGGAAGGACACCTGGTCCCGTATTTCAACAATCTGTCGGTCACCACGCACGTAGAGACCATCTACCACCTCAATTCAGGGCGTTACTTCGTGACAGCAATGATCAATGAGGACGAGCCCTATGACGGCACTGTGCGGCTCACGGACAACACCTTCGAGCCGCGAACGATTCAGCGCAAGGCTTCGAAGTAG
- a CDS encoding DUF1302 family protein: MNIPNRIRATACMVVGLIGWSSNAAAIEFDFDLLGENFYGVLNNTVTFGAAWRIEERDDFLVGKSALNPDLCTAQFQSCQGLHRTQNFPSERLANAPGMASLNFDDGNLNYDKGDITQAPLKLSQDVKIEFGGGQYGFFFRGIGIYDYVNYEDFEETRANLITAENVDRVGITDQPTTGNRYAEQTFGPGEPTTLIRDKAEAKEIGLRYDLLDANFFAFPVIGDREYVFRVGKQTVNWGQSTVAVINSVNQAQPVNANSLYRLGFGLLEELFVPVGMVRGATNFGDLGVEVYYQYEWEPIEIPTPGSYMSFVDIGTDNLRDTVHISFGGSADDPDNVGTLLNSPLAQITPTTLNIDRRPDVDARDSGQYGIAFKYFAEGINNGTEFGAYFMNYHSKLPYVSFYATDASCARAEGNAAGANATNTTEFLGLCPNLPVAFEPGRSQLLTDAVALIAQRPGIAADLGGDLLGLVSGLVGDPSQPLSDALPLDSSAVQVEYPEDIRMFGLDFNTTFGEYAFQGEVSYRPNVPLQVALIDLAFAAFGPTLTRCHDESLGCAGAQAGLGFDEAGNYVVYDGNDHVDAQGNNPYPDTVNLLVGAAPGSARSFPNFITTFRGGTVGENAPNSYIQGWIPGKVAQYNLGATRVLGASENWIFADQVILLYELAATHVLNMPDFDQLQIEGPLTATTHASAGANGSGADGSRLACAGNPSCSVGPDGLRFNPFQAPRNAFADAFSWGYRVVGRLRYESLVPGVALQPLFIWQHDIQGNAPGPAGNFVQGRKTFNLLLEATYRRRYSATIAYNAFFGAGENNLYQDRDNLGLFLKYQF; encoded by the coding sequence ATGAATATTCCGAATCGCATCCGCGCAACAGCCTGCATGGTGGTTGGCCTGATTGGCTGGTCAAGCAATGCAGCGGCAATCGAGTTCGACTTCGATCTGCTTGGCGAGAATTTCTACGGCGTACTGAACAACACCGTTACTTTCGGCGCTGCCTGGCGCATCGAGGAGCGAGATGACTTTCTGGTCGGCAAGTCAGCACTGAATCCGGACCTGTGCACAGCACAGTTTCAGAGCTGTCAGGGCTTGCACCGGACGCAGAATTTTCCGTCGGAACGACTGGCAAACGCGCCTGGCATGGCATCGCTGAACTTCGATGACGGCAACCTCAACTACGACAAGGGCGATATCACACAGGCGCCACTGAAGTTGTCTCAGGACGTCAAGATCGAATTTGGCGGCGGACAGTACGGCTTCTTCTTTCGTGGCATCGGCATATACGACTACGTCAATTACGAGGACTTCGAAGAGACGCGCGCCAACCTGATTACAGCAGAGAATGTCGATCGTGTCGGTATTACTGATCAGCCGACCACCGGCAATCGGTACGCCGAGCAAACCTTCGGTCCGGGTGAGCCAACCACCCTGATTCGTGACAAGGCAGAGGCCAAGGAAATCGGGCTGCGCTATGACCTGCTGGACGCCAATTTCTTTGCTTTCCCGGTCATCGGAGATCGTGAGTACGTGTTTCGCGTGGGCAAGCAGACCGTGAACTGGGGGCAGAGCACAGTCGCCGTCATCAACAGTGTCAATCAGGCGCAGCCGGTCAACGCCAACAGCCTGTACCGGCTGGGATTCGGCCTGCTTGAGGAGCTGTTCGTGCCGGTGGGCATGGTTCGCGGCGCGACGAATTTCGGCGACCTCGGGGTCGAGGTGTACTACCAGTATGAATGGGAGCCCATCGAGATTCCGACACCAGGCAGCTACATGTCATTTGTCGACATCGGGACCGACAATTTGCGAGACACCGTGCATATCTCGTTCGGAGGGTCCGCGGACGACCCGGACAACGTGGGTACGCTGCTCAACAGTCCATTGGCACAAATCACGCCAACCACGCTCAACATCGACCGCCGCCCGGATGTGGATGCGCGAGACAGCGGCCAGTACGGCATTGCGTTTAAGTACTTCGCCGAAGGGATCAACAACGGGACTGAGTTTGGTGCCTACTTCATGAACTATCACTCCAAGCTGCCCTACGTGAGCTTCTATGCCACCGATGCATCCTGTGCGCGGGCCGAGGGCAACGCGGCTGGTGCCAATGCCACCAACACCACGGAATTTCTGGGTCTCTGTCCCAACCTGCCGGTGGCCTTCGAGCCAGGGCGCTCGCAATTGCTGACGGACGCTGTTGCCTTGATCGCTCAACGGCCGGGCATTGCTGCCGACTTGGGTGGGGACCTCCTCGGGCTGGTATCGGGCCTGGTCGGTGATCCCTCGCAACCGCTCTCGGATGCGCTTCCCCTGGATTCATCGGCAGTCCAGGTCGAGTACCCGGAAGACATTCGGATGTTCGGCCTTGATTTCAACACGACGTTTGGCGAGTACGCGTTCCAGGGCGAAGTGTCGTATCGCCCGAACGTGCCGTTGCAGGTGGCTCTGATCGACTTGGCGTTCGCGGCCTTCGGGCCGACCCTGACGCGATGCCACGACGAAAGCTTGGGTTGCGCCGGGGCGCAGGCCGGGCTGGGCTTTGATGAGGCGGGGAACTACGTTGTGTATGACGGCAATGACCATGTCGATGCCCAAGGCAACAACCCGTACCCGGACACCGTAAACTTGTTGGTCGGTGCCGCGCCCGGTTCTGCGCGGTCTTTCCCCAACTTCATAACCACGTTTCGAGGTGGAACCGTTGGCGAGAATGCGCCAAACAGCTACATCCAGGGCTGGATCCCCGGCAAGGTGGCGCAATACAACCTCGGCGCGACGCGTGTGCTGGGTGCATCGGAGAACTGGATCTTTGCAGACCAGGTGATTCTGCTGTACGAGTTGGCCGCCACGCATGTGTTGAACATGCCCGACTTCGACCAACTGCAGATCGAAGGCCCGTTAACCGCGACCACGCATGCCAGTGCGGGTGCGAACGGCAGTGGGGCCGACGGATCGCGGCTGGCCTGTGCTGGCAACCCCAGTTGCAGTGTCGGCCCGGATGGCTTGCGCTTCAATCCCTTTCAGGCGCCGCGCAATGCCTTCGCCGACGCATTCTCGTGGGGATATCGCGTGGTGGGGCGGCTTCGCTATGAAAGCTTGGTCCCCGGTGTGGCATTGCAACCATTGTTCATCTGGCAGCACGACATCCAAGGCAACGCTCCCGGGCCGGCCGGCAATTTTGTCCAAGGACGCAAGACTTTCAACCTGCTGCTCGAGGCCACATACCGCCGACGCTACTCAGCGACGATTGCCTACAACGCATTCTTCGGTGCCGGCGAAAACAACCTGTACCAGGACCGTGACAATCTCGGCTTGTTCCTCAAGTACCAGTTCTGA
- a CDS encoding WD40/YVTN/BNR-like repeat-containing protein, with protein sequence MIRGEFTLKIAPQTSLGWLALQCRAGLIGAAVIGSATHASVPEGTAPAETAVKSVSTLLTDIVKTGDQYVAVGWRGHILRSDNARDWHQAKVPVNVLLTAVEFVDPLRGWVVGHDGVILHTTDGGEQWVVQQFNPGASALLDVMFFDASNGIAVGTYGAMFSTSDGGVTWIRSENALTEEGFHFNDLTRLGNGAVLVVGEFGTLAISTDAAATWSAVDSPYDSSLFAAAPLGDRGAVIGGLRGNLFVTRDVTSGEWARIDNAAKQSIFGLTPLGDQRYAVAALNGTLQVLDGRTLKQLTLDKAKAGIPPAEPSGPPYVLVLSDDVDRELGAFVRALPLGSGLLTVGDAGVRYWR encoded by the coding sequence ATGATTCGAGGAGAATTCACATTGAAAATAGCCCCACAAACGTCCCTTGGGTGGCTCGCGCTGCAATGTCGAGCCGGTCTGATCGGGGCGGCCGTGATCGGCTCGGCCACCCATGCCAGTGTGCCGGAGGGAACCGCACCAGCTGAAACCGCAGTCAAGTCCGTCAGCACGTTGTTGACGGATATCGTGAAAACCGGTGACCAGTACGTGGCTGTCGGCTGGCGCGGCCACATCCTGCGCTCGGACAATGCACGTGACTGGCATCAAGCGAAGGTCCCGGTGAACGTGTTGCTCACCGCGGTGGAATTCGTGGACCCGCTTCGGGGCTGGGTTGTCGGGCACGATGGGGTCATCCTGCACACGACCGACGGGGGCGAGCAATGGGTCGTCCAGCAATTCAACCCGGGCGCATCAGCACTGCTCGACGTGATGTTTTTCGACGCATCCAATGGCATCGCCGTTGGAACCTACGGTGCGATGTTCAGTACCAGCGACGGAGGCGTGACCTGGATCAGGTCCGAGAACGCACTGACCGAAGAAGGCTTTCACTTCAACGACCTGACGCGCTTGGGGAATGGAGCCGTTCTGGTGGTTGGAGAATTCGGGACTTTGGCTATTTCCACAGACGCCGCGGCCACATGGTCTGCCGTGGATTCTCCTTATGACAGCTCCTTGTTTGCAGCGGCCCCGCTGGGTGACCGCGGTGCCGTGATCGGCGGACTGCGCGGTAATCTCTTCGTCACGCGCGATGTCACAAGCGGGGAGTGGGCGCGCATCGACAATGCCGCCAAGCAGTCCATATTCGGTCTCACCCCGCTGGGCGATCAGCGATACGCCGTTGCGGCGCTCAATGGCACGCTACAAGTGCTCGATGGCCGCACACTCAAACAGTTGACGCTGGACAAGGCCAAGGCGGGCATTCCACCTGCCGAGCCCTCAGGCCCACCCTATGTATTAGTGCTGTCCGACGATGTAGATCGAGAACTGGGGGCTTTTGTACGAGCCCTTCCGCTCGGGAGTGGGTTGTTGACAGTTGGTGACGCGGGTGTCCGCTACTGGCGATGA
- a CDS encoding 2Fe-2S iron-sulfur cluster-binding protein: MGKITYIEHDNTEHEVELVVGSTLMDTAVNNAVPGIDGDCGGACACGTCHLIVSDEWLGRLGEPGSDELQLLDMTPERCKTSRLGCQVEVTEAMDGLIVRLPEFQM, from the coding sequence ATGGGAAAAATCACTTATATCGAGCACGACAACACTGAACACGAGGTGGAACTCGTGGTTGGTTCGACGCTGATGGATACAGCCGTCAACAACGCGGTGCCCGGCATTGACGGCGACTGCGGTGGGGCATGCGCATGTGGAACCTGCCACCTCATCGTGTCGGACGAGTGGCTTGGCCGACTCGGCGAGCCTGGCAGCGATGAACTGCAACTACTCGACATGACGCCGGAGCGTTGCAAAACATCTCGCTTGGGGTGCCAGGTTGAAGTGACAGAGGCGATGGACGGCCTGATCGTTCGACTGCCCGAATTCCAGATGTAG
- a CDS encoding cytochrome P450, translated as MNIHTRTMNTVARVVPMHLQIKGAHLFYKARTKVFNTPEFPAFVEEPVPDVSTLALEDIDVSNPFLFRQDKWRSYFKRLRDEAPVHYQRNSPFGPFWSVTRYEDIQFVDKHHELFSAEPFIVLGEPPDELTIEMFIAMDPPKHDQQRRAVQGVVAPKNLKEMEALIRERTQDVLDNLPVDEPFDWVNNVSIELTARMLATLLDFPYEQRRQLVYWSDLAGGGAEITGGETDTDLLFEGMSDMAKQFSLLWRDKEARLAAGEQPGFDLISLMLSNDDTKDLIDRPMEFLGNLALLIVGGNDTTRNSMSGGVYALNQFPDEFAKLKANPDLIPNMVSEVIRWQTPLAYMRRVAKQDVELNGQLIRKGDKVVMWYASGNRDERAIEQPDDLIIDRKGARNHLSFGFGVHRCMGNRLAELQLKILWEELLQRFDTIEVTAEPERVQSNFVRGYSKMMVKLGSK; from the coding sequence ATGAACATCCATACACGCACAATGAATACGGTCGCCCGTGTGGTGCCGATGCACCTGCAGATCAAGGGTGCACATCTATTCTACAAGGCTAGGACCAAGGTGTTCAATACGCCCGAGTTTCCGGCTTTCGTTGAAGAGCCCGTGCCAGATGTGTCAACGCTGGCCCTTGAGGACATCGATGTCAGCAATCCGTTCCTGTTCCGGCAGGACAAGTGGCGTTCTTATTTCAAGCGTCTGCGTGATGAAGCGCCCGTTCACTACCAGAGGAACAGTCCTTTTGGTCCGTTCTGGTCGGTCACACGCTACGAGGACATCCAGTTCGTGGACAAGCACCACGAACTGTTTTCGGCGGAGCCGTTCATTGTCCTAGGCGAACCCCCTGACGAGCTGACCATCGAAATGTTCATCGCCATGGACCCGCCCAAGCACGATCAGCAACGTCGCGCTGTACAGGGTGTTGTGGCACCCAAGAATCTCAAGGAGATGGAGGCGCTGATTCGTGAACGGACTCAGGATGTGCTCGACAACCTCCCGGTCGATGAGCCATTCGATTGGGTCAACAATGTTTCCATCGAATTGACCGCACGCATGTTGGCGACCTTGCTCGATTTTCCCTACGAGCAGCGTCGGCAACTGGTGTATTGGTCCGACCTGGCCGGTGGGGGCGCAGAAATCACTGGGGGAGAAACCGATACCGACCTGCTGTTCGAAGGCATGTCCGACATGGCCAAACAGTTCTCGTTGCTCTGGCGCGACAAGGAAGCCAGGTTGGCCGCAGGGGAACAGCCAGGCTTTGATCTGATCAGTCTCATGCTGAGCAACGACGACACCAAGGACCTGATCGACCGGCCGATGGAGTTTCTTGGGAACCTGGCCTTGCTAATCGTGGGCGGCAACGACACCACGCGAAACTCCATGAGTGGCGGTGTGTATGCACTGAACCAGTTTCCGGACGAGTTTGCGAAGTTGAAGGCCAACCCGGACTTGATACCCAACATGGTGTCCGAAGTGATTCGCTGGCAAACGCCACTGGCTTACATGCGGCGAGTTGCCAAGCAGGATGTTGAGCTCAATGGCCAGTTGATACGCAAGGGTGACAAGGTGGTGATGTGGTACGCATCGGGCAATCGTGACGAGCGCGCGATCGAGCAGCCAGATGACCTGATCATCGACCGCAAAGGCGCACGCAATCACCTGTCTTTCGGCTTCGGCGTGCATCGGTGCATGGGAAACCGCCTTGCCGAACTGCAGTTGAAGATTCTGTGGGAGGAACTCTTGCAGCGTTTCGACACGATTGAAGTGACTGCTGAGCCCGAACGCGTGCAATCGAACTTCGTTCGTGGTTACTCGAAAATGATGGTCAAGTTGGGTTCCAAATAG
- a CDS encoding GMC family oxidoreductase, whose product MSNSNHDYDYVIIGSGFGGSVSACRLTEKGYKVAVLEQGRRWTPDKLPKTNWRFWDYLWMPFLAMKGFLSLRLFRHVMILHGNAVGGGSITYAQTLLVPPDSVWRDGNWAGLDDWQGQMPEHYAEAQRMLGVTENKRPAASDAKLLDMAKAAGVEDSFYYTNVGVFFGDDGDEPGAEYPDPYFGGDGPSRRSCIGCGACMVGCRHDAKNTLDKNYLYLAEKRGAEVLAETRVVDVKPLNDKADGSDGYEITTVPAFARFFGKRSTITSQNVIFSASSLGTQALLFDLKDRGSLPNISDSLGKRVRTNSESILGVRYPGTEEDLSRGIAIGSGIYIDEHTHIEAVRYPAGSNLMSGLFTVLTGGRAGPTRIVSWLIAMLKLIVTRPIAGIRAVLPYRWSRETVIFLVMQTIDGHINMRWQRPWYFPFTKKLTTHGDRIPTFIPEANSFTENAAKATGGVGLSTISEIAFNVPMTAHCMGGCAMAESPDRGVIDAQNRVFNYQNLYVVDGSMLSANLGVNPSLTIAALAERAMSFIPAKGEHGCSDRLGRELGEVA is encoded by the coding sequence ATGAGCAATTCGAACCACGACTATGACTACGTCATCATCGGGTCTGGCTTTGGCGGCAGCGTGTCGGCCTGCCGGCTGACCGAAAAGGGCTACAAAGTAGCCGTGCTGGAACAGGGGCGGCGCTGGACGCCCGACAAGCTGCCCAAGACCAACTGGAGGTTCTGGGACTACCTGTGGATGCCGTTCCTGGCGATGAAGGGATTTCTGAGCCTGCGCCTGTTCCGGCACGTCATGATTCTGCATGGCAATGCGGTCGGCGGCGGTTCGATCACGTATGCCCAGACCCTGTTGGTGCCGCCGGATTCAGTGTGGCGCGATGGCAATTGGGCCGGGCTGGATGACTGGCAAGGGCAGATGCCCGAGCACTACGCCGAGGCGCAGCGAATGCTGGGGGTGACCGAAAACAAGCGCCCAGCCGCAAGCGACGCCAAGCTGCTGGACATGGCCAAGGCCGCCGGTGTCGAGGACAGTTTTTACTACACCAATGTCGGCGTATTCTTCGGCGATGATGGTGATGAACCAGGCGCAGAATATCCCGATCCTTACTTCGGCGGCGACGGCCCGTCCCGCAGATCCTGTATTGGCTGTGGTGCCTGCATGGTGGGGTGTCGGCATGATGCCAAGAACACGCTGGACAAGAATTACCTTTATCTGGCCGAGAAGCGCGGGGCCGAGGTGCTTGCTGAGACGAGGGTTGTGGACGTCAAACCGCTGAACGACAAGGCAGATGGCAGCGACGGCTACGAGATCACCACGGTCCCGGCGTTTGCCCGCTTTTTCGGCAAGCGCAGTACGATCACATCGCAGAATGTGATATTTAGCGCCTCATCGCTGGGCACCCAGGCGTTGCTGTTCGATCTCAAGGATCGAGGCTCGTTGCCCAATATTTCTGATAGCCTCGGCAAGCGTGTGCGTACCAATTCCGAGTCGATACTCGGCGTACGCTATCCCGGTACCGAGGAAGATCTGTCCAGAGGTATTGCAATCGGTTCGGGTATTTATATTGACGAGCACACCCATATCGAGGCGGTGCGCTATCCTGCTGGCTCGAACCTGATGAGCGGACTGTTCACCGTGCTGACGGGTGGCCGGGCAGGGCCGACGCGAATCGTGTCTTGGCTGATCGCCATGCTCAAACTGATCGTCACGCGGCCGATCGCTGGCATCCGGGCAGTCCTGCCTTACCGGTGGTCGCGCGAGACCGTGATTTTCTTGGTCATGCAGACCATTGACGGGCATATCAACATGCGCTGGCAGCGGCCTTGGTATTTCCCATTCACCAAGAAGCTCACCACGCATGGCGATCGGATCCCGACTTTTATACCCGAGGCAAACTCCTTTACCGAAAACGCCGCCAAGGCTACCGGCGGAGTAGGCCTGTCGACGATTAGCGAGATTGCTTTCAATGTGCCAATGACTGCCCATTGCATGGGCGGTTGCGCAATGGCCGAGTCACCAGATCGAGGCGTGATCGACGCGCAGAATCGGGTGTTCAACTACCAGAATTTGTACGTCGTGGACGGGTCGATGCTGAGCGCCAATCTAGGCGTTAACCCGTCGCTTACGATTGCCGCACTTGCCGAACGGGCTATGAGCTTTATTCCGGCAAAGGGTGAACATGGCTGCAGTGATCGGCTTGGGCGTGAACTAGGAGAGGTGGCATAA